The Camelina sativa cultivar DH55 chromosome 16, Cs, whole genome shotgun sequence sequence taacttttcataaataactgttttaatgatccatcacgatTTTTcggaaaatatccaaaatgtgcgattgaaaaaacacaaccgTTAGTCGCATTTTTTCggaatgttattatatatagattacatgTATCGTTTTAGCACTTtttcaattacaaaacaaaattgtagtATTATCCCCGTTACTTTAGGTTAGTTTATTAAAGGAATAAGAATATGCTATTAATAAAGAGTTGAAGTGTGAAATAGACAGatcaattacaaagaaaaaaggtgtgaaaactccAAAATGACATTTAATCTGAAATGAGTATTTTAAGCCCATTCATGAGTATCCAAATTTTATTACTCTTTTGACACCAAAACAGATGATAATTAAATGGTACATATTGTCAAATGTTTgtattttaaagatttgatCTCATAACATGTTTTTGGTGAACTTCAGGAGAAAAATACACTAAAagctacaaataaaaaaatagataaatacatcagttaagaagaatgaaaatagaaatttcaaaaacaaaaagattgaaaaaagaaagatagacTTTAacatacacaaaataaaaaaataaaaattatgaagcGCGTCTCCTTTGCATATGTCCCTTATAGCCGATCACATAATTCCAGGATTCATATATGGCTCGTGGCGGATCTGAGCTAAAACCATTGGATTCGAATTTTCACACATTCCATTATTCCAAGAGCAATCTATCTTCAGTACACATCTATTTGGGTTTCATACTCGCGAACCACAACAAAAACATCTATTAGGATCTCAGCTCACAAGTCAGAACGAAACCTTTTTAATCGGGATATCATACTTAAAGatcacaaataataatataattgggTCTCATACTCGCGCGGTTCACAATTAAATACAGTTATACGAATCTCATACTGCAAAACATAATATACCACATTTACCTAGATCGTATACCCATGCATGTCACACCACGTCACCACATAACATCTTACTAGACCCTAAGGTACGGTTTCAGTGTGCAATTGTTGGCCACGGCCAAATCAAAACCAAGTCTCAAGTTAGGATATATTTCTCGATTATTTTTACCACTGTATTNaaaaaaaaaaaaaaaaaaaaaaaaaaaaaaaaaaaaaaaaaaagcgtagAAAACTCTGAGAGCCAAAGAAAATTCAGAGAGCtaaagaaaatatcaagaaaccaaaaaatataacattactTCGAATCAGCACTTATAAATAGAGGATCGGTGCCACTAACATTCATCATCCACATCAAATAAACACagaaaatagataaagaaaatggCGAAGGTGTCCAGTATTCACATTCTCTTCTTCGTGTTCATcacaagtaacaacaacaaaacaacactctgtttctatttcttctctgttttcacttattatgtttttttttccttggttgTTACGTTACTACAGCATCGCCTTAATTTTAAAGGAGAATACTTTCAATCCTGTTGCTTAAGCTtccttttgattatttattcTTGTTCATCATCGTCTTCGATCACAATAATTATCTCCTCTTATTgatggtttggttttgtgtgtgtttgaaaTCGCAGGCGGCATTGCTGCTTCCGCGGCCGTATTCACTCTACAGAACAATTGCCCTTACACCGTCTGGCCCGGAACTCTGGCCAGCAAAGGCATCACCCTCGGCGACGGCGGATTTGAGTTGACTNNNNNNNNNNNNNNNNNNNNNNNNNNNNNNNNNNNNNNNNNNNNNNNNNNNNNNNNNNNNGAAACTTGTCCTCCCACGAATTACTCGATGATTTTTAAGAAAGCTTGTCCTGACGCCTACAGCTACGCTTATGACGACGTAACGAGCCTCTTCACCTGTACCGGAGCTGACTACACGATCACTTTTTGCCCATAAAACCGGATCTCCGGTTTAGATTCGGGTCGAGACTGTCTCTCTCGCACGCACACACacgtttcttttgcttcttaaTAATGTACGGAAAGATGAATATCTTCTTCCAGCTTTTACTACTAGCTAGTATTCAGTTGTTACGTATACTCAGCTGATTCGCATactataaagaaataaaacaaagagtTTACTTCGTCGATCTACATTTACGTACTTATTAATTGCATTCCATGCTCTTGAAACTAGAGCTTTTAACTGCTACATGCCTACACTGGATTACTTTTTTACGTAGAGCATATAAAGCTTCTCATGTTTTCGTTacattcttttgtttgtttctctgtcATCATATCTCCTTATCTGAGTTACTGAGTAGGTGCAAGTAAGATCAGGTTACTTTTGTTCGAACTGTGAAcagctttttttctctttgcctTCTTGTTTGGGAAAGACTtgagaaaccaaaaccaaaaaatgtctatatatagatatacattTTCCTTGTCACTGTATAGCTTAAATTATGATACAgtttacatttaattttagtttatattataaaaagagCTTCCATCACACTTTGACATAATAattaagtattattattttctgaacTATGATAACTAAAATCCcattgcaaattttttttttttcaggatttAGCATGTGGCACGTGCCACACAAACTAAAGCGTACGCCCTGATTGTGGGTATAGTTAACATCGAACCATTATGAAAGGGCCCTTAAATATTAGCTGTATATATGTACAAGTTCAATTGGGAAACCCATTGTCCAGTCAGGTTTCAGTTAAGCCATGCATTAATTTTACTATATTCTCTCCGACACACAGTTTATTCAAATTGTCAACTTTATTCTATGTTCAGGTCAGTCTTCTCACATTTGTAAAGTCTCACTCTAAAACTATCTGAGCCCATTCATGAATATATGAAACCTCTTACAAACGTGTGAAAATTAAATGGTACACGTGCTCTCTTCACATCTTGTTGATTTTTCGTTTgcgttattattattattattttttttgtgttttcttttgattttagaattcactcttcctaaatattttttctttttaagttacAACAACAATACAATGGTACATGTAATTAAAGAAGCAAGATAAACGTACAAAAGaacaatattaaattattaatcttaAGCATTCATGTGGTTCACCTCTTTTTGGCTAATTGCTTGTTTGCTACTTAATTCGTTTCGGACTTTCAGCTTTCATTTCTGGTGGATATCGCTTTTTTATCACTTCATGTTAAGATCCATACACTCTCTAGAACTCCAACAagttaattactaattaatttgatGCTGCAATTCTATTGTACGTGTAAACATTATCCATACATCttgaaaaaccaacaaaatttatcatTGAATAACTGTTAATTAGTGATGGTGTTCCCATCTAGCTTCATAACTTTCTAACATAATTCCAAATCTACTCTCGTTGTTTCGACCTAAATTTATTATTTCGTTTATTTTTAAAGGTCTTCAATCTAATATAATTCATGCGGGTTCTTAAATAGTTGAGATTTTGTCGACACTTCTCATGAATCTTCTGACCAATCTTCATATCCAAATCGATTCAATCTAaatattttgttccaaaacttCATTTtgcctatttagctccatttgACTATTGTTGTAACTATATTAACAGTATACAATGCAAATGCATTACTAAGAATCTACATGCAAAATTATCTGTAAAGTAAAGACATGATAAAATGCATATTTACAAATGATAACAGTGAATTAAAAcccaaataagaaaaaagttttaaaacaccaaaatatcaTCACATCACAAATTGTTATCGAGCAACGTCGGAATTTGGTACTGGAACTTAAACTCTTGCGTTCATTTgagttagaaacaaaaataggcCACTAAACCTAGAAACATGTGCAAATCCACGCAAAACCTATAGACTTATCTTGTTTTATAAATCTTACAActattaattaatgtttaaattAAGCTGCTACCACAACCGCATAAAATCTTGAAAACCGTGTGGACCATGTAACTCTGAGTGAGACGAATAGATTTTTGACTATTAACCAATTGTTCGATGTCTTCTTAATTAATACGGCCGTCACTCTTTGTCTCTTTCTgatttctgattttattttcCTCAGTCACACACAGCAGACTGTATtcgataaaaatacaaaacccaattttgttttccttcgaAAAAGACATAATTTTTTGCTGGAAAAAAAGCCGCCGTTGATCTTAGCCACACGGCAGGTTTTTATGCCAAACAACGTTGACTCATTAATGAAAAGATTCAAAGCAGCCCTCATAGTTTTACGGCAAAGCCAGTTAATTACTATATCCTCGGATCCAAAGCTGTTTCAATTTATGAACCCGTTTCTAAATCTAATCAGTCTGCTCAACTAGTAATCTTCAAAGTCACCCACTAATATATTTTCTCACTTCCATCAAAATGtccttctatatatatatatatatatatatatattctacatactatttttgttttctaaaataatattgtaatatataaaatatatatatattaatcgaAGTTCTAGTTTAATACTgtatatattacaatattattttagaaaacaaaaatagtatgTAGAATATGAAtgttaatttgtgtgaaaaaactataaaataacattttgaacTGATGAAATTAATATTCTTAGACACATTCATAAAGGACATAAACATCTAGatatatttttacatgtttaagggtttgattggtaacagctttagaaagttttacaaatatACAGTTTTACTAAAAGttttaccaaaaactttattctcagatttttatacatattttatgtaAACTCTTTCCTATAGCTTTGCACTATTTATAACAGCTTACAGCTGCAGTATACAGCTTATTTGTACAAATTTCGTATATGTTACTAATCAGACCCTCAATTCttactgttttaaaaatcactcTCTGCACATGTTTTACGGTTCAAATTACAAGAAAACGTATGTTAGTGATAGAAATGGCTGCTTATAAAATGAACAAGATGAAAACAAATGAGttggataaaaaataaatgaataactTTCAAATAAAGGAGTTGAACAAATTTTCTTAATAAGATGGTTTAATAAATTGAACCAGCTGAATAAGATGAATAATGATGAGCTGAATAAAAATGAGCTCAACAATCAAAATGAGCTAAATAAACTGACTGAGATGAATAAAtgacagaaaaataaattagtatgcTAAATGGTGATCATTAAgttgaatatataaatttaatattaataaaatatctataattttagaagttataaaataataaaaataaatagaatttgttAGTCAAACAATcgtttgttaaaaaatttcataaaaagtaataattaaaaactataaatataatatatatatatataattaaaaagaatttaaaaagattttctaaactcataatatttgaattttaaatagaaaaaatatataacatttatttttttccgcaaaaatatatataacagtaATTATTCAAACAATTTTGTTCATAACATTCATTTTGTTCATCTCCTAATTTGAGTTTGAAccatttttaaccaaaaagttatattttttattttattgtataccccaataaattaatttttacttGGAAAATTATATAAGTCAATGATGACATTTTGGAAGAACTGAGTTGAAACATACATTTAACTCATTTAATTTGGTTGAAAagtgcaaccatttgcagccacagtttgtttattttttcaattttttttattggatgcATGAGTTGAatagtttttctaatttatttatttcagatGGTACAAAGTTAGATGAATACTCATTCAACTTTTTAATGTAAGTCATCCATTTGCATCTTAACatttacctaaaaaaaatttaaaagtctACAAAGATGGTTTCTCACGTCGTGGGTTGTTTTTTTAACGGTACTTGATACGAACTTGTCAAAAATGGTTTGATCTTAACAGTTACCACGTCATTATGTGATGTCTCAGCCATGAGTTGCGTGCCTCCTTTGCCCATATCCTTTCCCATCTAGGGTTCATATTCTAGATGGCTCGTGGGTGGCCGGTATGATCTAAACCCCTAGGATTCGATCGAGAGATGGCGCGTTCAAGTTGCCAATCCCCCTCTTATGCATCTATCCGGCTCTTAGTTGACTAATCGAGGATCCGGTATAATACGATCAAACACATATATGTGGATGTAAGACTagtaaatcacaaacaaaatatgtctATCCGGATCGGATCTCGTATAGTCGTATGTGTGGATCACAATTAGACACATCTATTTAAATCTCATAGTCGTGAATTAATCACAAATCATGCAACATATAACATCACAACCCTAATGGCAAGGCCGAGTCAAAACCAAATATTGAATTAGGATTTATCAATGTTTTTCACCAGTTGATAGTAATTAAgttaatggaagaaaaaaaaaccattaagaCTAAGAAAATCCAGACAGCCAAAGAAAATATCTatcaagaaagcaaaaaaatcataattgaataaaattttataacattaCGTCGCTACCCCTCGAACCCGGcctcatctatatatatagatcgaGGATCGGTGCCAttaacattcatcatcatcgttcAAAGAACAGAGAAACACAAAAGATATCCGTTAAAGGAAAGAATGGCAAACATCTCTAGTTTTAACATTCTCTTCCTCGTCTTCATCACAAGTAACAACATCAAacacactctctctttttttttttcctaggtTTCACTTATGTGTTATCTTTCTCCTTACGTTATTACATTCTTCAcctgttttatctttttttctaaggagaataattttttttttctttttctaaggAGAATAATTTtcgatgatatatatatatatatatatatatatatatatatttttattgttcatCGTCTTCGATTACAACATATATTGTCACTATAATTCTCTAAACTGTTTCgtatttttgatgtttttgtgtttgtgttttaataCTGCAGGCGGCATTGCTGTTTCCGCTACCGTCTTCACTATTAAGAATAACTGTCCATCCACCGTCTGGGCCGGAACTCTCGCCGGCAGAGGACCAAAGCTCGGCGAAGGCGGATTTGAACTGACTCCAGGTGCTTCCCGACAACTCAACGCTCCTGCAGGATGGTCAGGCCGGTTCTGGGCTCGTACCGGTTGCAGATTTGACGGCGCCGGTAACGGTAGATGCGTCACCGGAGACTGCGGCGGTCTAAGATGTATCGGCGGCGGAGTTCCTCCCGTCAGTCTGGCTGAATTCACCCTCGTAGGCGATGGCGGCAAGGATTTCTACGACGTGAGCCTTGTCGACGGTTACAATGTAAAGTTGGGGATAAGGCCTTCAGGAGGATCCGGTGATTGCAAGTACGCTGGCTGTGTCGCTGACCTCAATGCGAGATGCCCTAACGAGCTTAAGGTCTTGGGTCCTCAGAACAATGTCGTGGCGTGCAAGAGTGCATGTGCACAGTTTAATACCGATCAATATTGTTGCCGTGGAGCTTACAATACTCCGCAAACTTGTCCTCCCACGAACTACTCGAGGATTTTTAAGAGCGCGTGCCCTGACGCCTATAGCTACGCTTATGACGACGAAACGAGTACCTTCACATGTACCGGAGCTAACTACGAAGTCACTTTCTGcccataagaaaaaaacaaagctccGGTCTGGTTTCTCCCTCACGTTTCTATTGCTTGTTATGTACGGAATCTAAATAAGAAAAGATGATGACTGTAAAtcatcttctttcacttttttaaAGCTTTTACTAAGTGTATTCAGTTGTTACACTCATCTGAGTTGCAtactaaagaaataaaacaaagaataattaatttacttatttGATCTACAGTCTCTTATTATTTGcattgtatatatactatatagataCTCCTCTTCTCTTGAAACTCACATCTATTTGACTTGTatcttaataaattatattaaaaggTGTTCTAACGTTTGATTCAGTTGGTAAGGGCATCCGCATCAAAAATGTCTTaactataaattattataaaattaatactattttaatCTACAGATCTTCATTAcctttgtattaatttttttcttcccattGGTGATCTTTAAATGGATGTCTTTGAATATCATCAAAGGCCAAATccatatatgaaaatttcaaagCAAGAGCTGAAGTTcgatattttataaaactatggTTAAGCACACAGAGATGTGAACAGATGATAAAGAAAGAGGGAGATAATTTCGTTACATGACCATTAGCATCTTCTTTGTCGAACACCCATCATTTATCATTGGGCTCTGGTTGCCGCTATTGGCGAGAATGTTCAGTAGCAAGAGGTGAAACCAACTAGAGAAGACCCACCGGATCCTCTTCCACAGGCAAAGCTAGAAGAATCAGGTCTAACCAACTAGAGAAGAAAACACAGGAGAAATCAAATCAGGTTGGATCGATTCATGAAAAAGAGATTTTGTGTGAATAGAAAGAGAAACCtcagcaaaaggaaaaaaaattaattatcaccCACCAATTGAATTGTGACATGTAAGGTGTCTGAATAGATCTAAAATTGTCAATGGCGAGACACAGATTTCATCTGTATAtggaataaatatttatttttattgaattttattatttttttaattgaagaCACCTCGTTAGTATGACAGATGGAGATGTTCTAAAGAAAATTTTCATGTGAACCAAAACTTAGGTGTTGAATGGTGACATTAATAATGCTGTTTTCAAAGTGCGTTATTCTAAAATTTACTTTATACACTAATCAATATAGTTTTGGTTAATTTgcgtttttaagaaaaaaagaaaaataactctGGTTGCGGTTTCTTAGGTGAGATATTAACACATGAACCTCAATATTTGTTTAACTTACCTATTACCCAGCGTATTTCAAATAACGAATATCCAAAAGcaaaatttttttcttaaaatatttaatttatgttaaataaaagaaagctaaacaattaacacatattttaataagtaattaTATGCTAaagattttctttaatttaaattattaaatctcATTTATGATTTacttcattatttttctaagttaaaaataattacttttagcAGAAAAAAccagatttataaaaaataagtaaaattaaaaaaaaagtcttatttATGGTTTGGTTATATCATATAaactgtataatatatatttcaactaaatttcaaaagattttaagaaaattatagttttcattacaacaattatttttaaaaatgagagTTATTTCTTCActattttactaaaaaaaattaacctaaTCAATTCAcaataaattttagtttctaCAGTTTCATATCACTgtcaaattttgtatatatatatatatatataaatgtatataactgaatatattttttaaaagaaaatatctgttttaaaagaaaattattaacaactgaaaaaatcttattaacaaTACCGCTAgtagttttttcaccaatcataCATTATTTCATACTAGTTATTCTATATAAACCGCATTTGTGCCGCAAATTATTTTATCCCACACGTATCGCAGTTGAACTGTACCGCACTATTAAACCGCTTTCCCCGCACAACCAAATACGTTGTTACGATTCGAACCCTTAATTTGTCCGTGATGGACAAAGCATAGAACCCACTTGTGTCCCAAAAGGATGTTACCGTCTTTTTGCAGGTGATAATAGAGAGAGACCATATGGTCTtaacattcttttgttttgtttccatgtcAACTTATTTCCTAATCTGAGAAGGTGCCAGTGAGTTCatgttaattaaatttgttcGAAACCAACTTGGAACTTTCTTTACCTTTCAAGAAAGGCTTAGTGaaaagccaaaaccaaaaaaggataCATTTATATTGTCATAATTCATCAACCCACTTGAAGAAACCTTATCAATCTTACAGCTATTAAATAATGTTTGACAAGCCATGGCCGCATATATAGATCAAATCCGTGTGGAAGATGTCACTTTAGAGTTAAAAGACTAAATAAGTACTAGAATTCTGGGTATAGTTAACATCGAGCCATTAAAGTTATGTACAAGTATTTATGAGCCCATTCATGAGTATATGAATATTCGGCACGCACTGTTTAGTTTTGTCTACGCTTTCACACCAAAACAAATGATAAATTCATCTCCAGTCGTTTAGATACTCAAATAGGtttcttacaaattttatattacattatttaattttaatactactatttagtaacttaattaaaatttattttcataaaaattgaACCATTAATGAGGAGAAACTTGTCTCTAGAGTATGTCCTGGATATCTATTTTCAAACAAGAACCATTTCTAGTATCtctattacttttttttgtttttttgtattttgtctaccaaattaaaatttataattttatttaattgtgttTAAGTTTTCTACCTCAGAATGAGAGAATTTAAAGAGTTGGAAATAttaagttgaaaaaaattaggttGAATATAATTCAACTCATTCGTttccaaaatagtggttgaataAGCTGAACATTTTTACTGTAGgattagtttcttttttcaaatttttaggttgAATaggctaaatatttttttccaacttcTTCGACCTCTTCCATTCAAATGGTGAAAGCTAagttggttgaataatttttttcaactccttcaaccttttcaattgtgcaaccatttgcacccgTAGAAAGTTCAAAACTGCGGTTTAACCAGAGCTTCGGCGCACGGCTCTTTGTGTGAGTTGTGAGTGATGGTCGTCATATCACATTTTCTAGGGTTCATATTTAGATGGCTCATGGCGGATACATGCCCGGCCCTGGACACATTCCTATGATACATAAGTATCAGGCCTCAATTTTCTGAAGTTCATTCTgtaaagattttttgtt is a genomic window containing:
- the LOC104751373 gene encoding pathogenesis-related protein 5-like; the encoded protein is MANISSFNILFLVFITSGIAVSATVFTIKNNCPSTVWAGTLAGRGPKLGEGGFELTPGASRQLNAPAGWSGRFWARTGCRFDGAGNGRCVTGDCGGLRCIGGGVPPVSLAEFTLVGDGGKDFYDVSLVDGYNVKLGIRPSGGSGDCKYAGCVADLNARCPNELKVLGPQNNVVACKSACAQFNTDQYCCRGAYNTPQTCPPTNYSRIFKSACPDAYSYAYDDETSTFTCTGANYEVTFCP